A window of Glycine soja cultivar W05 chromosome 2, ASM419377v2, whole genome shotgun sequence genomic DNA:
AATTCAATTCCACTCTTACACTGGTCAaggtccttctccttctctacCACCCTCtctatttctctttctctctcgaTCTTCGCTTCCCAATTTCTTTGCTTCTCATATCATATTTAGCCATATACTAGAAATTAAGCTATCCGATTCTGAGggtttcgttttttttttcctttcttacgTGAGTCACAGGGTTTTTCACTTTAACATTAGCAagcgatttttttatttaccaacAACGGGTTTAGCAAAATAAACGAGAAACTATTTGGGGGGGAGAGTGAAGAAAGAACTTTTCATTTTGCATATTCAATCACCTAACTTAGGGTTCCTGAGTGTCGTTTTTTACGCGAATTCCATTCACAATGCATGATTTCATGAACCCTAATTTTTCATCGCTTTTCGGTTTTAATCGTTTTACGTGTTTCTATTgtttatacaattaaaatatcgatttgaaaataaaaataaaaatctcttttttttttcaggtgcTTTGCAGACAGCCAATCTTGATCATGGGTTTCAATTCTGTCTATAGAAGCTTGCAGGAGATATTTCCGCAGGTATAACTCTTCACttcttattttgtttgaaatatacTTATTGGTTGCTCTTTGATCTAGTGTTTTTGCATTATAGTTATGAATTGTGAAGTTGATAgggaattcaaatataaaattaatcaaataaaattaaagattttgaattggACTCTCTAGCTGATCATTATGTGCATGAACAGGTATAATTTGGATGAACGAATATTGTTTCTATTGTAACTATTACTTCCTGTTTTTGGTGGGAGGGACTGGTAATTGGTTGCGTCACAAAACATGATCAGCAAAAAAATATGTCATGAATGAGCTTCCAGATGCCAACAATTATCTAAATCATCGAACTTTCTGAAATCTTAAGAGTATTTAAAAAGATGTACTAATCTAGGAATGTGACTGACTTGATATGAATACCTCATCCTAAATGATGCATGTGTTTTATCATTTTGCACTAAACAGGTTGATCCCAGGCTACTGAGAGCTGTGGCTATTGAACACCCAAAGGATGCTGATCTAGCGGCTGGAATAGTTATTGCAGAAGTCATCCCATTCATGTCCAAAAAATTACCTGCTGCAATTCCTCCACAGCACAATAACTATGTAGCCTCACTAAATGTTGAAGGTGCAGTTGCTTATTACTTACATTCATTTCTATGTAACTGTACCTTGTTTGCATTGAACTTGTTTACTGATATATTTCTCATGACATGTTTAATCTGTAGTTGAAAGTGAGGAGGAAGGCAATAGGTTGAGGCACCGTCAGCTTGTTGATGACGTAACTGTGGGGCCTTCCTCTGCTCCACATTCTATATCTGTAGAAGTTATCAAAACAGCTGATTATTCTTTTGTACCAGATCTGAATGAGGCTCTGGACAAGTCTACAATGTCAAATGATGGTACTGATAAATTTCTTGAAATGAATGATATTAAGGAGCTAGATATTTACCAGAATGCTGAAGATAACTTCAGTGGAGAGACCTTGAATGAGATTGCTCAGGAGATGTCAAATGGCTTTAGTCAGGAAGATAATGAAAATTTTGAGAGACGATTTGTTGATGTTGATTGTGAAAATTTGATATCTTCTGGTATTTGTCAAGAGATGGAACCTAAGCATAATAACCTTAGCAAGGAGGCTGCTTCCAATAATGGTGATGGCAATAGAATTGGAAACGATTCAAATGAAATGGGGTGGTTAGAAGTTGTAAGTTCTTTAGTTGATGATTATGATGCCACTACAAGTCACAGATTGGAAGAATGTGAAACATACTTGATTGAGTTGGAAACTTCAGAGGCTCCAAAAGTTTGTCATGTTCAAGGCGATgcattaaattataaagatagTCTTCAATCAGAATTGGTTGCTGGTTCTTCTAGTACTGGTGACAATACTAGTGATGTCGAAGATGATATTGGTGCAAAGAATGCAGGTAGCCAATATAGTCATGTATGCAGGATTGATCTGCTTGAGGAAATCATTGATGAGGCAAAAACTAACAAGGTATTATTAGTCCTAGATTTTTATATTTGGATGTTATTTATAATGATATATCATATGTGGGAGAAATTGTGAAGGTGACATTAAAATCGCTCCTATATTAAATGATAACTTGGCATCTTATTGATGATTAGATGATAGAGTATCTATGTGTATGTCATTAATACTTCTGCCATCTTAAGACTATTTGTCACTGATGCAGAAAATGTTGTTTTCATCAATGGAATCTCTTATCAACTTAatgagagaagtggaacttcaGGAGAAAGCTGCAGAGCAGGCTAATATGGAAGCTGCTACTGGAGGGTCTAATATTCTGGCCAGGATAGAAGAGTACAAAACTATGGTGGTGCAAGCTAACGAAGCGAATGACATGGtttgtatatattaacaaaatttatagatctaaaagttacaaaaatctttggcatcattatttttttatgtgatgaacaaaaaatatttatccttGACATTTTCTTACAGCATTCTGGAGAAGTTTATGGGGAAAAAGCAATTCTCACAACTGAACTGAAGGAACTTCAATCACGCTTGCTCGGCTTGTCTGATGAAAGGGACAGGTCTCTTGCAATTCTCGATGAGGTAATTTACAATTTAGTGTgttcatttgaaat
This region includes:
- the LOC114390218 gene encoding uncharacterized protein LOC114390218 isoform X2; the encoded protein is MGFNSVYRSLQEIFPQVDPRLLRAVAIEHPKDADLAAGIVIAEVIPFMSKKLPAAIPPQHNNYVASLNVEVESEEEGNRLRHRQLVDDVTVGPSSAPHSISVEVIKTADYSFVPDLNEALDKSTMSNDGTDKFLEMNDIKELDIYQNAEDNFSGETLNEIAQEMSNGFSQEDNENFERRFVDVDCENLISSGICQEMEPKHNNLSKEAASNNGDGNRIGNDSNEMGWLEVVSSLVDDYDATTSHRLEECETYLIELETSEAPKVCHVQGDALNYKDSLQSELVAGSSSTGDNTSDVEDDIGAKNAGSQYSHVCRIDLLEEIIDEAKTNKKMLFSSMESLINLMREVELQEKAAEQANMEAATGGSNILARIEEYKTMVVQANEANDMHSGEVYGEKAILTTELKELQSRLLGLSDERDRSLAILDEIRHILEVRLAAAEELRKAAEQLKLEKEESARKALVEQERLVEKVVHESQRLQQEAEENSKRRNLCYMSGY
- the LOC114390218 gene encoding uncharacterized protein LOC114390218 isoform X1; translation: MGFNSVYRSLQEIFPQVDPRLLRAVAIEHPKDADLAAGIVIAEVIPFMSKKLPAAIPPQHNNYVASLNVEVESEEEGNRLRHRQLVDDVTVGPSSAPHSISVEVIKTADYSFVPDLNEALDKSTMSNDGTDKFLEMNDIKELDIYQNAEDNFSGETLNEIAQEMSNGFSQEDNENFERRFVDVDCENLISSGICQEMEPKHNNLSKEAASNNGDGNRIGNDSNEMGWLEVVSSLVDDYDATTSHRLEECETYLIELETSEAPKVCHVQGDALNYKDSLQSELVAGSSSTGDNTSDVEDDIGAKNAGSQYSHVCRIDLLEEIIDEAKTNKKMLFSSMESLINLMREVELQEKAAEQANMEAATGGSNILARIEEYKTMVVQANEANDMHSGEVYGEKAILTTELKELQSRLLGLSDERDRSLAILDEIRHILEVRLAAAEELRKAAEQLKLEKEESARKALVEQERLVEKVVHESQRLQQEAEENSKLQEFLIDRGRVVDMLQGEISVICQDIKLLKEKFDANLPLSKSFTSSQTSCKLASSGSSHKTLASDAGSEHSESSEIRKTSRTASIESLSSKSGHDEEEKSKADHNALLDDGWYILSD